A genomic window from Sporosarcina sp. Marseille-Q4063 includes:
- the nadX gene encoding aspartate dehydrogenase yields the protein MSKLKIGLIGCGSIGKFLLEKLNKEKLLPNYQICSVFDGRDSRRKKLQDLSETYEITIFQDLNQFLQSGVDLVVECANIQTVNDYAVRIVEQKDLLLISIGALANSSLYNELQSVSKLNGTKLYLPSGAIGGLDVIKTANIMGGLNAVSLVSRKPLTAFSNEQYNEETVLFEGSAKDAIQKYPQNANVAIVLSLAGIGIEKTSVKIIADPGVNKNIHEIHAEGVFGEVDITVQNNPSEGNAKTSYLTALSILSALKSINEQVTIG from the coding sequence GTGAGTAAATTGAAAATCGGGTTAATCGGTTGTGGATCAATCGGGAAGTTTTTATTGGAAAAACTAAACAAGGAAAAACTGCTGCCGAATTATCAAATTTGTTCAGTTTTTGATGGACGGGATAGTCGTAGGAAGAAATTACAGGATCTTTCGGAAACATACGAAATTACCATTTTTCAGGATTTAAATCAGTTCCTGCAATCGGGTGTTGACTTGGTAGTAGAATGCGCCAATATTCAAACTGTTAATGATTACGCTGTTCGAATTGTTGAGCAAAAAGATTTACTGCTTATCAGCATCGGCGCTTTGGCGAATTCCTCCTTATATAATGAACTGCAATCCGTGTCTAAGTTAAATGGCACGAAACTTTATCTGCCTTCAGGCGCAATCGGCGGATTAGACGTGATAAAAACTGCGAATATTATGGGCGGTTTGAATGCTGTTTCATTGGTATCGCGAAAGCCATTAACCGCTTTCTCCAATGAACAATACAATGAAGAAACAGTTTTGTTTGAAGGATCAGCTAAAGACGCGATACAAAAATATCCACAAAATGCGAATGTAGCCATTGTGCTCTCTTTGGCGGGGATTGGAATTGAAAAAACATCCGTAAAGATTATTGCTGATCCAGGGGTAAATAAAAATATTCATGAAATCCATGCAGAAGGTGTTTTCGGGGAAGTTGATATAACAGTTCAAAACAATCCTTCCGAAGGCAATGCGAAAACAAGTTATTTAACGGCATTAAGTATTTTATCAGCGCTCAAGTCAATAAACGAACAAGTCACAATAGGTTAA
- a CDS encoding 2-isopropylmalate synthase, whose translation MRKIDIFDTTLRDGEQAAGINLNTAEKLEIARQLEKLGVTIIEAGFPASSPGDFQAVQKIANTVKGSIVTGLARTIKSDIDTTWEALKGAEQPHIHTFLATSPIHMQYKLMKTPDEVVELAVESVKYAKKKFPLVQWSAEDAFRSDPEFLVRIVNQVIAAGATTINIPDTVGYASPMEYGALFRYLKENVTGIDKVKLSAHCHNDLGMATANTIAAIENGADQVEGTINGIGERAGNVALEEIAVALHVRKDFYGFETDINLKEIKRTSQLVSQLTGVVIQPNKAVVGKNAFAHESGIHQDGMLKNPETYEIITPALIGESDVPLALGKHSGRHAFKDRSIKMGFELSDDKLNVAFIEFKKLADRKKEITEDDLFVLFTDQQIQSSDTPVYQLTNVQVQYGTANVPTAMVSAITPSGEEVNKAATGSGSVEAIFNTLEELVQGEVHILDYRVTSIGKGRDALGEAVINLSLDGHVSTGRDVAQDVLEASAKAYLNAINRQLINADVREKKVAVSAP comes from the coding sequence GTGCGAAAGATTGATATTTTCGACACAACGCTACGAGACGGTGAACAAGCTGCGGGGATTAATTTAAACACAGCTGAAAAGCTTGAAATTGCGCGTCAGCTGGAAAAACTAGGGGTAACCATTATTGAAGCAGGATTTCCTGCTTCATCCCCTGGAGACTTCCAAGCGGTTCAGAAAATTGCGAACACAGTGAAGGGTTCCATTGTTACCGGGCTTGCACGCACAATTAAAAGCGATATAGATACGACGTGGGAAGCACTTAAGGGTGCGGAACAACCCCATATTCATACATTTTTAGCGACATCGCCAATTCATATGCAATATAAACTTATGAAAACGCCGGATGAAGTGGTCGAACTAGCGGTTGAATCTGTCAAATATGCAAAGAAAAAATTCCCGCTCGTCCAATGGTCAGCTGAAGATGCTTTTAGGTCGGATCCGGAGTTTCTCGTTCGCATTGTCAACCAAGTGATTGCGGCGGGTGCAACGACCATAAATATTCCCGACACAGTGGGTTATGCGTCGCCAATGGAATACGGCGCACTGTTCAGATACTTGAAAGAAAATGTAACGGGTATCGACAAAGTGAAGCTTTCAGCGCATTGCCACAATGATTTAGGAATGGCGACCGCCAATACGATCGCTGCGATTGAAAACGGAGCCGATCAAGTCGAAGGAACGATTAATGGGATCGGCGAACGTGCCGGCAACGTTGCATTAGAAGAGATTGCAGTCGCACTTCATGTTCGAAAAGACTTTTATGGTTTTGAAACGGATATTAATTTAAAAGAAATTAAACGAACGAGTCAGCTAGTCAGCCAGTTGACGGGCGTCGTGATTCAACCGAATAAAGCGGTTGTCGGTAAAAATGCTTTCGCACATGAATCGGGGATTCACCAAGACGGCATGTTGAAAAATCCAGAGACCTATGAAATTATCACGCCAGCTTTGATCGGTGAAAGCGATGTTCCATTGGCGCTTGGAAAACATTCCGGACGACATGCGTTCAAAGATCGTTCGATTAAAATGGGCTTCGAATTAAGCGACGACAAATTAAATGTTGCGTTTATCGAGTTCAAAAAGCTTGCGGACCGTAAAAAAGAAATTACGGAAGATGATCTATTTGTACTCTTCACGGATCAACAAATCCAAAGTTCGGATACGCCGGTTTATCAATTAACGAATGTTCAAGTGCAATACGGCACGGCGAACGTCCCGACGGCAATGGTTTCGGCAATCACGCCGAGCGGTGAAGAAGTGAATAAAGCGGCTACGGGTTCAGGATCAGTAGAAGCGATATTCAATACGTTGGAGGAGCTTGTTCAAGGCGAAGTGCACATCCTTGATTACCGTGTGACTTCAATCGGTAAAGGACGCGACGCACTTGGGGAAGCAGTTATAAATTTAAGTTTGGATGGCCATGTGTCAACAGGACGCGATGTCGCGCAAGATGTTCTTGAAGCATCCGCAAAAGCATACTTGAATGCGATTAACCGTCAACTGATTAACGCAGATGTCCGGGAGAAAAAAGTGGCGGTTTCAGCGCCTTAA
- the leuC gene encoding 3-isopropylmalate dehydratase large subunit, whose protein sequence is MAKTIIEKVWDQHVVYEESGKPDLLYIDLHLLHEVTSPQAFEGLRIANRKVRRPDLCFATMDHNIPTRNLPTIKDPIARKQVNTLQENCDEFGVPLANMDHPDQGIVHIIGPELGLTQPGKTIVCGDSHTSTHGAFGAIAFGIGTSEVEHVLSTQTLWQARPQTMEVRISGELGFGVTAKDIILAIIAKFGIDMGNGHIIEFTGEAIRNLTMEERMTVCNMSIEAGAKAGLISPDEKTVSYLKGRKYVPTGEEFDKAAAQWLSYATDEGAQYDKVVEIDANEIEPFVTWGTNPSMGSGISSSVPYASDFSSESDKESLKNALEYMGLEEGMPLTSIEIQNVFIGSCTNARLSDLRAAAKVIEGQKVHESVTAIVVPGSRTVKKQAEDEGLDKIFLEAGFEWRESGCSMCLAMNDDVVPAGERCASTSNRNFEGRQGAGSRTHLMSPPMAAAAAVKGRFVDVREMNAVLA, encoded by the coding sequence ATGGCTAAAACAATTATCGAAAAAGTTTGGGATCAGCACGTCGTTTACGAAGAAAGTGGTAAGCCGGATTTGCTCTATATCGATCTTCATCTATTGCATGAAGTTACGTCTCCCCAGGCTTTTGAAGGATTGCGTATTGCAAATCGAAAAGTGCGTCGTCCAGATCTTTGTTTTGCGACAATGGATCATAATATTCCCACAAGAAACTTGCCGACGATTAAAGACCCGATTGCTAGAAAGCAAGTCAACACGCTTCAAGAAAACTGCGACGAGTTCGGCGTTCCGCTTGCGAATATGGACCATCCAGATCAAGGGATCGTTCATATTATCGGACCGGAACTCGGCCTTACGCAACCTGGAAAAACGATTGTTTGCGGGGATAGCCATACATCGACACACGGTGCTTTTGGAGCGATTGCGTTCGGAATTGGCACCAGTGAAGTTGAACATGTGTTATCAACACAGACATTGTGGCAAGCGCGTCCTCAAACAATGGAAGTGCGAATTTCCGGGGAACTTGGTTTTGGCGTAACGGCTAAAGATATTATATTAGCGATTATTGCGAAATTCGGGATTGATATGGGGAATGGCCATATTATCGAATTCACAGGCGAGGCCATTCGTAACTTAACGATGGAAGAGCGGATGACGGTTTGCAATATGTCCATCGAAGCGGGTGCGAAAGCAGGTTTAATCAGCCCTGACGAGAAGACGGTTTCTTATTTAAAAGGTCGTAAATACGTTCCGACCGGTGAAGAGTTTGACAAGGCGGCGGCACAGTGGCTTTCATACGCAACAGATGAAGGTGCGCAGTACGATAAAGTCGTTGAGATTGATGCAAATGAAATCGAGCCATTCGTTACATGGGGAACAAACCCGTCAATGGGGTCGGGTATTTCAAGCAGTGTTCCTTACGCTTCTGATTTTAGTTCAGAATCCGATAAAGAGTCATTGAAAAATGCACTCGAGTATATGGGGTTAGAGGAAGGAATGCCGCTAACTTCAATCGAAATTCAAAATGTATTTATCGGGTCTTGCACGAATGCACGGTTAAGTGATTTACGCGCCGCGGCAAAAGTGATTGAAGGTCAAAAAGTTCATGAATCAGTGACCGCGATTGTCGTACCAGGTTCGCGAACGGTGAAAAAACAAGCTGAAGATGAAGGGCTAGACAAAATATTCCTAGAGGCAGGCTTTGAATGGCGCGAATCGGGTTGCAGCATGTGTTTGGCAATGAACGATGATGTTGTTCCAGCCGGTGAACGATGTGCTTCAACATCCAACCGTAACTTTGAAGGACGACAAGGCGCGGGTTCACGGACGCACTTGATGAGTCCGCCAATGGCCGCGGCAGCTGCAGTTAAAGGCCGTTTCGTAGATGTGCGTGAAATGAATGCAGTTCTTGCGTAA
- a CDS encoding ATP-binding protein: MIIKGIKNSVILFLILIFFTFSHHAHSSNEDAGLITITSASKEIKVYEKMMILQDKEKTLTIDDVTKEENLRRFTQTKKGIPNFGYIDSVYWTVFTLENTSDIEDWYLEISYPPLERVTSFSETTIGDFEEIKLGQTYPFQHRKVSHRNHVFDLKIQPGDSKRIFLRVETGGSMQLPIILWEKEEFIKKTQMEFIYLGIFYGALIAMTLYNLFLYFSLHHRSYLYYVLVISGSIFSNAAMNGLGFQYIWPDLPWFNHRSAIVFIHFGIIACILFTESFLDTNRYFPRFKKIGQLIMALNALNLFIVFFISYKVALNIIIPLMLISIFTIITVGFICLQKGARQARFFLIAWIIFILGIAISALADGAYIPLNFWSKYAVQISATLEVILLSLALADRINILRLEKESAELQARKSQAEAVESLKRADAIKDEFLAITSHELRTPLYGIIGIAESLRDGVEGEITNSMDRQLSMISSSGKRLTNLVNDILDFSKLKHNAIEVNMQQVKLYEIINIVLAICNPLVAGKPINITNKIQKSIPSVRADQDRLIQILYNLIGNAIKYTDHGDISVSAERLENQLKISIADTGKGIPESDLESIFNSFHQVDDTDLREVGGTGIGLSITKKLVELLDGKIEVISTFGVGSTFSFTLPIYEESVMEDEVASSVAADGFIDTFVPSAPIEKLPTHSNKGTSAKILIADDEPVNLQVLINNLSLEGYKVVAASNGEEVLSIVENEDFDLLILDVMMPKLSGFEVTKELRTRHSLTELPILMLTAKTQLYDRVMAFEMGANDYLAKPCDKEELIARVETLINLSKLNKELTEINRSLGEIVKERTSALEETNTNLLSVNEELKNMEESRTLLLSSISHELATPITLIQNYIQAVQEGLIQENNPRYLEMVQQKLNMLNRLTKDLFELSKLKSAHISINFKEISFNKWFEQLTDGLSFDLQRSGRKFISANLSGSRAVITGDVERLSQAFSNVIWNAVKHTLPTTGEINLTAEIVKDTKTDWDWKVRIHISDNGFGIPKESLPFIFERFYQGADNSMKTGANGTGLGLAITKEIIILHNGTIEVVSEMGEGTTFTIELPLRTRNGGMEGSIWRGNEF, translated from the coding sequence ATGATAATAAAAGGAATTAAGAACAGTGTAATCCTTTTTCTTATATTAATCTTCTTTACATTTAGTCACCACGCCCATTCATCCAATGAAGACGCCGGCTTAATTACGATTACTTCTGCAAGTAAAGAGATAAAAGTTTACGAGAAAATGATGATTTTGCAGGATAAAGAAAAAACACTAACAATTGATGATGTCACTAAGGAAGAAAATTTACGTCGATTCACGCAAACAAAAAAGGGGATTCCGAATTTCGGATATATAGATTCTGTCTATTGGACGGTTTTTACACTAGAAAATACATCTGATATTGAAGATTGGTATCTAGAAATCAGTTATCCTCCTCTTGAAAGAGTTACCAGTTTTAGCGAGACAACCATTGGCGACTTTGAAGAAATCAAACTCGGTCAAACTTATCCCTTTCAACACCGCAAAGTTTCCCATCGAAATCATGTATTCGATTTGAAAATCCAACCGGGCGATTCAAAACGAATATTCCTTCGTGTTGAAACAGGGGGTTCCATGCAGCTCCCAATCATTTTATGGGAAAAAGAAGAATTCATTAAGAAAACGCAAATGGAGTTTATTTATTTAGGGATTTTCTACGGCGCGCTTATTGCGATGACGCTTTATAACCTATTTCTTTACTTCAGTTTGCATCATCGTAGTTATTTATATTATGTATTGGTCATCTCTGGTTCTATTTTTTCAAACGCAGCAATGAACGGACTTGGTTTTCAATACATTTGGCCGGATCTACCTTGGTTCAATCATCGCTCTGCAATTGTCTTTATTCATTTCGGAATCATTGCATGTATTTTATTCACCGAAAGTTTTCTCGATACAAATCGGTATTTTCCTCGATTCAAAAAAATTGGTCAACTGATTATGGCCTTAAATGCATTGAACCTTTTCATCGTTTTTTTCATATCCTATAAAGTTGCACTAAATATCATCATTCCCCTCATGCTTATATCCATTTTCACGATTATTACGGTAGGCTTCATCTGTTTGCAAAAAGGGGCGCGACAGGCGCGTTTTTTTCTAATCGCCTGGATTATTTTTATTTTAGGCATTGCGATTTCGGCATTAGCAGATGGCGCCTATATTCCCCTTAATTTCTGGTCGAAATACGCTGTTCAAATATCAGCAACACTGGAAGTGATTCTCTTATCGCTAGCGCTTGCTGATCGTATAAATATATTGCGACTTGAAAAAGAATCCGCTGAACTTCAGGCGAGAAAGAGCCAAGCTGAAGCCGTTGAAAGTCTAAAACGAGCCGATGCAATAAAAGATGAATTTCTTGCCATTACATCGCATGAATTACGAACACCGCTCTATGGAATAATTGGCATCGCGGAATCTCTACGTGACGGAGTAGAAGGGGAGATTACAAATTCGATGGATCGGCAACTGTCCATGATTAGTAGCAGCGGGAAGCGGTTGACGAATCTAGTAAACGATATTCTCGATTTTTCGAAGTTGAAACATAACGCCATCGAAGTCAACATGCAGCAAGTTAAGCTGTACGAAATCATAAATATCGTGCTTGCAATTTGCAATCCGCTTGTCGCAGGAAAACCAATAAACATTACAAATAAGATTCAAAAATCAATACCATCCGTGCGAGCCGATCAAGATCGTCTAATTCAAATTTTGTACAACTTAATCGGGAATGCCATTAAATATACGGACCATGGGGATATATCGGTTTCGGCGGAACGGCTTGAAAACCAATTGAAAATTTCGATTGCAGATACCGGTAAAGGAATTCCAGAAAGCGATTTGGAATCAATCTTTAATTCATTTCACCAAGTTGATGACACGGACTTGAGGGAAGTCGGAGGAACGGGAATTGGACTGAGCATTACTAAAAAACTTGTTGAACTTTTAGATGGGAAAATTGAAGTGATTTCAACATTCGGCGTCGGATCGACATTCAGTTTCACGCTTCCGATATATGAAGAAAGCGTCATGGAAGATGAAGTTGCAAGTAGTGTAGCTGCGGATGGATTTATTGATACGTTTGTGCCCAGCGCACCCATAGAAAAATTGCCAACCCATTCAAATAAGGGAACATCAGCAAAAATTCTAATCGCGGACGATGAACCGGTGAATTTGCAAGTCCTCATCAATAATCTCTCGTTAGAAGGCTATAAAGTCGTCGCTGCATCGAACGGTGAAGAAGTGCTATCTATTGTTGAAAATGAAGATTTTGATCTCCTTATATTAGACGTAATGATGCCTAAGCTTTCGGGTTTTGAAGTGACAAAAGAGTTAAGAACGCGTCACAGCTTAACCGAACTGCCCATTTTAATGTTAACTGCAAAAACCCAATTATACGACAGAGTGATGGCATTTGAAATGGGGGCAAATGATTATTTGGCAAAACCTTGTGATAAAGAGGAGCTTATTGCGCGCGTTGAAACGCTTATTAACTTAAGCAAATTAAACAAAGAACTAACCGAGATAAACCGTTCGCTCGGAGAAATCGTAAAAGAGAGAACTTCGGCGCTAGAAGAGACGAATACAAATCTTCTGAGTGTGAATGAAGAATTGAAGAATATGGAAGAGTCTAGAACATTATTATTATCGAGTATCTCGCACGAGCTTGCGACACCGATCACGTTGATTCAAAACTATATTCAAGCTGTTCAAGAAGGATTAATTCAAGAGAATAATCCGCGTTATTTAGAAATGGTTCAACAAAAATTAAACATGCTCAATCGATTAACAAAAGACTTATTTGAGCTTTCGAAATTAAAGTCGGCGCATATCAGCATTAATTTCAAAGAGATTTCATTTAATAAATGGTTTGAACAGCTCACTGACGGCTTGTCATTCGATTTACAAAGGAGCGGCAGAAAGTTCATATCGGCTAACCTTTCAGGTAGCAGAGCGGTCATAACGGGCGATGTTGAGCGATTGAGTCAAGCATTTTCGAATGTCATTTGGAATGCCGTGAAACACACCTTGCCAACTACAGGAGAAATTAATCTGACTGCGGAAATTGTCAAGGATACGAAAACCGACTGGGATTGGAAAGTACGCATCCATATTTCAGATAATGGTTTCGGAATTCCAAAAGAAAGTTTGCCTTTCATTTTTGAACGTTTTTATCAAGGCGCGGATAATTCAATGAAAACCGGGGCTAATGGCACAGGACTGGGACTTGCGATTACGAAGGAAATTATTATTCTTCATAACGGGACGATTGAAGTCGTTAGCGAAATGGGGGAGGGGACAACATTTACAATTGAATTGCCTTTACGAACAAGGAACGGAGGAATGGAGGGCTCGATATGGCGGGGGAACGAATTTTAG
- a CDS encoding choline kinase family protein: MEKLIDLIREALQLPDAKIENIETTGGMTNLNYLVTIDSADFIVRIPGNGTEEFIDRRIEKENLEFASSLGINPELRYFNLETGLKVTKKIVNATTLTPTIASEEKTMVKIAEIFRTVHNSNRSMSNRFELFEMMANFEELALEAGAEFFDGFDEVKKDINTLQQYFDDLKIKEVPCHIDPACSNFIISDEDKVYLIDWEYSGMFDPMWDIAAHALEAKLTETEEAFFVRQYFGREATVAEEKRMLLHKIFQDYLWSLWTLFKEEKGDDFGAYGKNRFERARKNIEIFNQAE; this comes from the coding sequence ATGGAGAAACTGATTGATCTCATCAGAGAAGCGCTTCAATTACCGGATGCAAAAATAGAAAACATAGAAACAACTGGCGGGATGACAAATTTAAATTATTTGGTCACAATCGATTCAGCGGATTTCATCGTCCGAATACCTGGGAATGGGACAGAGGAATTCATCGATAGAAGAATCGAAAAAGAAAACCTGGAATTCGCATCTTCGCTTGGCATAAATCCAGAATTGCGTTACTTCAATTTGGAGACTGGCTTGAAAGTCACGAAGAAAATTGTAAACGCTACCACGCTGACGCCTACTATTGCCAGTGAGGAAAAAACGATGGTAAAAATAGCGGAGATTTTCAGAACGGTGCATAATTCAAATCGCTCAATGAGCAATCGGTTTGAGCTGTTCGAGATGATGGCGAATTTCGAAGAGCTTGCGCTCGAAGCGGGCGCGGAATTTTTTGATGGATTTGACGAAGTGAAGAAGGATATAAATACGCTGCAGCAGTACTTTGATGATTTGAAAATAAAGGAAGTTCCTTGCCATATAGATCCGGCTTGTTCAAATTTCATCATTAGCGATGAGGATAAAGTGTATTTGATTGATTGGGAATATAGTGGGATGTTTGACCCGATGTGGGATATCGCCGCACACGCATTAGAAGCTAAACTTACGGAAACAGAGGAAGCATTTTTTGTCCGACAGTATTTTGGAAGAGAAGCGACTGTAGCGGAAGAGAAAAGGATGCTTTTACATAAAATATTCCAAGACTATCTTTGGAGCCTATGGACGCTTTTCAAAGAAGAAAAAGGTGACGACTTCGGCGCCTATGGAAAAAATCGTTTTGAACGGGCAAGAAAGAATATTGAGATTTTTAATCAGGCTGAATAA
- the leuD gene encoding 3-isopropylmalate dehydratase small subunit, whose translation MEPINKVESVITPLDRTNVDTDQIISKEFLRRIERTGFGQYLFYHWRFDAEGNERKDFVLNDKRFKDSKVLVAHENFGCGSSREHAPWSLLDYGFNVVIAPSFADIFYNNCMKNGLLPIRLAVAEVEQILEKGQRAPYSVQVNLEEQKVTTEDGETYSFEVDPYYKQMLLNGWDEIELTFQYEDKIKAYEDKQKQLV comes from the coding sequence ATGGAGCCAATCAATAAAGTAGAAAGTGTCATTACGCCGCTTGATCGAACGAACGTCGATACGGACCAAATCATTTCTAAAGAATTCTTGAGACGCATCGAGCGAACAGGATTCGGACAATATTTATTTTATCACTGGCGTTTCGATGCAGAAGGCAATGAAAGAAAAGATTTTGTATTGAACGATAAACGGTTTAAAGATTCAAAAGTGTTAGTAGCCCATGAAAACTTCGGTTGCGGATCTTCAAGAGAACATGCACCGTGGTCCCTATTGGATTATGGATTTAACGTTGTCATCGCACCAAGTTTTGCGGATATTTTTTATAATAACTGCATGAAAAATGGATTGCTTCCGATTCGATTGGCGGTAGCCGAAGTTGAACAAATCCTTGAAAAAGGCCAACGGGCACCTTATTCCGTTCAAGTGAATTTGGAGGAACAAAAGGTGACTACCGAAGACGGTGAAACTTATTCGTTCGAGGTTGATCCCTACTATAAACAAATGTTGTTGAATGGTTGGGACGAAATTGAATTAACTTTCCAATATGAAGATAAAATTAAAGCTTATGAAGATAAACAGAAACAATTGGTTTAA
- a CDS encoding threonine/serine dehydratase: MHRTPCKESQTINEWTDSTVYLKLENLQRTGSFKIRGAFNKVSQLTGEECARGLIAASAGNHAQGVALAGRERGIPVTIYMPKTTPDTKINATRKYGATVKLVGQNFDEAYIAAREEQFVSGASFIHPFDDLAIIEGQATVAMEMLQQQPEMDTIVVPAGGGGLLAGTALAVKTIRPSVKVIGVQASNSPAIASAFKGVRNKNIPFLPTIAEGICVKQPGKLPVDIIRNYVDDVITVTEQEISSTILFMLEREKLLVEGAAAAAIAAVVNKRLPVSSKKTGVIVSGGNFDLSKLSACMGQSANNVQNF; encoded by the coding sequence GTGCATAGAACGCCTTGCAAGGAGTCTCAAACAATTAATGAGTGGACGGATTCAACCGTTTATTTAAAACTGGAAAATCTCCAAAGAACCGGTTCATTTAAAATTCGAGGCGCTTTCAATAAAGTTTCACAACTTACGGGTGAAGAATGTGCGCGCGGGTTAATCGCGGCGTCGGCCGGCAACCATGCCCAAGGCGTCGCGCTTGCGGGTCGTGAAAGAGGCATTCCGGTAACGATTTACATGCCTAAAACAACGCCGGATACGAAGATTAACGCAACCCGAAAATACGGCGCAACTGTAAAATTGGTCGGTCAAAACTTTGACGAAGCCTACATTGCGGCGCGCGAAGAACAATTTGTTTCAGGAGCGAGTTTCATCCACCCATTCGATGATCTTGCAATCATAGAAGGGCAAGCGACTGTTGCCATGGAGATGTTGCAACAGCAACCTGAAATGGATACGATCGTCGTTCCGGCGGGCGGCGGGGGCTTGCTAGCGGGAACTGCGCTTGCAGTCAAAACCATTCGTCCAAGTGTGAAAGTGATTGGTGTTCAAGCATCGAATTCACCGGCAATTGCTTCTGCGTTTAAAGGCGTTCGAAACAAGAATATTCCTTTCTTACCGACGATTGCAGAAGGGATTTGTGTGAAGCAACCTGGTAAATTACCCGTAGATATTATCCGCAATTACGTAGATGATGTTATTACGGTTACGGAGCAGGAAATCTCATCAACAATCCTCTTTATGCTCGAAAGAGAAAAGTTGCTTGTTGAAGGAGCTGCAGCGGCAGCGATTGCAGCTGTCGTGAATAAGAGATTACCGGTTTCATCTAAAAAAACGGGTGTTATCGTGAGCGGCGGCAATTTTGATCTAAGTAAATTAAGCGCGTGCATGGGACAAAGTGCAAATAATGTTCAAAACTTTTAA
- the leuB gene encoding 3-isopropylmalate dehydrogenase gives MKKRVAVLPGDGIGPEVTEAAVKVLQVIGRRFNHTFEIGYGLIGGAAVDEHNTPFPNETIELCQASDAVLLGAVGGPKWDQHPTDLRPEKGLLAIRKHFDLYANLRPVMAVPSLLHASPLKEEVAKDVDMLIVRELTGGLYFGEPSRRTEKSAFDTLVYTREEIERIVEKSFELARLRRGKVTSVDKENVLESSKLWREVVEEKKKLYPDIEVEHMLVDSAAMQLVTNPSAFDVIVTENMFGDILSDEASVITGSLGVLPSASLGRDGFGLYEPVHGTAPSIAGQGKANPAATILSVAMMLKYSFGMETEAAAVEEAVNTVFEDGFFTADLASPSDRVLSTEDWANKVVDELDLQSVCNSIMFTYN, from the coding sequence ATGAAAAAGAGAGTAGCAGTTCTACCAGGTGATGGAATCGGTCCGGAAGTAACAGAAGCAGCAGTGAAGGTATTGCAAGTAATTGGAAGACGATTCAATCATACATTCGAAATTGGTTACGGCTTAATCGGCGGCGCTGCGGTAGATGAGCACAACACGCCATTTCCAAATGAGACAATCGAACTTTGTCAGGCAAGTGATGCGGTTCTTCTTGGTGCAGTAGGCGGTCCGAAATGGGATCAGCACCCGACAGATTTAAGACCAGAAAAGGGTTTGCTCGCGATTCGTAAGCACTTTGATTTATACGCGAATCTACGACCTGTAATGGCTGTTCCGTCTTTGCTTCATGCTTCTCCTCTTAAAGAAGAAGTAGCTAAAGATGTCGATATGTTAATCGTGCGCGAATTAACTGGAGGCTTATATTTCGGCGAACCGAGCAGGCGAACCGAAAAATCTGCATTCGACACGCTCGTTTATACACGGGAAGAAATTGAACGCATTGTCGAGAAGTCATTTGAATTGGCTCGACTGCGACGCGGCAAAGTAACGTCTGTCGATAAAGAAAATGTATTGGAATCGAGCAAACTTTGGCGTGAAGTTGTTGAGGAAAAGAAAAAGCTTTATCCCGATATCGAAGTCGAGCATATGTTAGTCGATTCAGCGGCCATGCAACTTGTCACAAATCCAAGTGCATTCGATGTAATCGTCACGGAGAATATGTTTGGCGATATTTTAAGCGATGAGGCCTCTGTCATCACAGGTTCATTGGGCGTTCTTCCGTCGGCGAGTCTTGGCCGCGATGGTTTCGGTCTTTATGAACCAGTACACGGAACCGCGCCGTCCATTGCCGGACAAGGAAAAGCAAATCCTGCAGCGACAATCTTGTCAGTTGCCATGATGTTGAAGTATTCATTTGGTATGGAAACAGAAGCCGCGGCGGTTGAAGAAGCGGTGAATACCGTGTTTGAAGACGGATTCTTTACAGCTGATTTAGCGTCTCCGAGCGATCGTGTTTTATCGACAGAGGATTGGGCGAATAAAGTCGTAGATGAACTCGACTTACAATCCGTTTGTAACAGTATCATGTTTACGTACAATTAA